One part of the Hydra vulgaris chromosome 01, alternate assembly HydraT2T_AEP genome encodes these proteins:
- the LOC136074593 gene encoding uncharacterized protein LOC136074593: MSKRKSGHEKLREKNIKLLREDAKTTKNLLSMFSKLNSNILQDHADAEPIDEVQSHVAKETQTNLDDENGVHTDTNEMTQPILILNITASSSMVEPTGDNEKTTTRVNDWFNKPHLNELTTFYKYHPHQPKTRHFNSKMVYYRPEDGIQRMLLSFSEEKECLFCSVCLADGNEKQKPSSFVTGFNSWTHIHQRIVEHESSKRHQECVEAYLHFYINRTILDMVQGQQYSLRKQLVLHRRLIVARVVSIVKVIGKRGMPYRGKAGCKAVNVLANNKVDHGTFLEIVILCVKYDEILKAHLKEIIDKGMLNDKQDKRNRANRNTFISKSTVNQIILGIAKLMKSAIAEEVKQAGIFSVQLDTTQDVTQADKCAIVLRYVTDKVEERLVGVANSHSGKGSDCAN; encoded by the coding sequence ATGTCTAAGCGAAAAAGTGGACATGAAAAGTTACGTGAGAAAAACATAAAGCTTCTGCGAGAAGATgctaaaacaactaaaaatctaCTATCCATGTTTTCTAAACTGAATTCAAATATCCTGCAAGACCATGCTGATGCTGAGCCTATTGATGAGGTTCAATCTCACGTTGCTAAAGAGACCCAAACAAACCTTGATGATGAAAATGGCGTTCATACTGACACTAATGAAATGACCCAACCAATCCTCATTCTAAATATCACAGCTTCTTCAAGCATGGTTGAACCTACTGGTGATAACGAAAAAACTACTACCCGAGTGAATGATTGGTTTAATAAGCCTCACCTGAATGAACTGACAACTTTCTATAAATATCACCCACATCAGCCTAAAACACGtcactttaattcaaaaatggtATATTATCGTCCTGAAGATGGCATACAGCGCATGCTTCTTTCATTTTCAGAAGAAAAAGAGTGCCTGTTTTGCAGTGTTTGTTTAGCAGATGGAAATGAGAAGCAGAAACCAAGTTCGTTTGTAACAGGTTTTAACAGTTGGACTCATATTCATCAACGTATTGTGGAACACGAATCGTCGAAGAGACACCAAGAATGTGTCGAGGCTTATctacatttctacattaatcgAACCATTCTAGATATGGTACAAGGTCAGCAATATAGTCTACGAAAACAGCTAGTTTTACATCGTAGATTGATCGTGGCCAGAGTAGTGTCAATTGTCAAAGTGATTGGTAAGCGTGGTATGCCATATCGAGGTAAGGCTGGTTGCAAAGCCGTCAATGTTTTGGCTAACAACAAAGTGGATCACGGAACATTTCTTGAAATCGTGATTCTTTGTGTGAAGTACGATGAAATTCTAAAAGCGCATTTGAAGGAAATTATCGACAAAGGCATGCTGAATGATAAACAGGATAAGAGGAATAGAGCTAACAGAAATACTTTCATTTCCAAATCCACTGTAAACCAAATTATATTAGGAATCGCTAAATTAATGAAAAGTGCCATTGCTGAAGAAGTAAAGCAAGCGGGAATATTCTCAGTGCAACTTGACACAACTCAAGATGTAACACAAGCGGATAAATGTGCGATAGTCCTGCGATACGTTACCGACAAAGTTGAGGAGCGACTTGTTGGTGTTGCCAATTCACATTCTGGAAAAGGCAGTGATTGTGCAAATTGA
- the LOC136074592 gene encoding uncharacterized protein LOC136074592 yields the protein MDETAVTTVQQPKKVIAKKGLKQVGAYTSAERGTLVTLACTINAIGNSIPPFFIFPRKNFKDHFLISAPTGSAGDANPIGWMKEENFVKYLKHFVGNTKCTKEKPCLLLLDNHETHLSIEGLDLAKNNGIVMLTFPPHCTHKLQPLDKAVYGPLKNYINTAMTSWLVMNPGKTVIIYDIPKIVNIAFPKAVSPHSILIGFAATGIYPLNPDIFTEIDYCPNYVTDRPDPPCSQADSNKKDCESYSMQPEPANKRFKESIQIPDNQVDITIEHPVVSNKTSNQNPITTLGFNNSIIPPESIMPLP from the coding sequence ATGGACGAAACTGCTGTAACTACTGTACAGCAACCTAAAAAGGTTATTGCGAAAAAAGGATTAAAACAAGTAGGAGCCTACACGTCAGCTGAAAGAGGAACTCTTGTAACATTAGCATGCACAATAAATGCTATTGGAAATAGCATTccacctttttttatttttcctcgtaaaaactttaaagatcatTTCCTAATCAGTGCACCAACAGGAAGTGCAGGAGATGCAAATCCAATTGGTTGGATGAAAGaagaaaactttgtaaaatatctaaaacattttgtagGCAATACAAAATGTACTAAAGAAAAGCCTTGTTTATTGTTGCTTGACAACCACGAAACCCATCTTAGTATTGAAGGATTAGATTTGgcaaaaaataatggaatagtAATGCTTACCTTCCCACCACATTGCACACATAAGTTGCAGCCCCTGGATAAGGCAGTTTATGGTCCTctcaaaaactatataaatactgCTATGACATCATGGTTAGTAATGAATCCTGGAAAAACTGTTATAATATATGATATTccaaaaatagtaaacattgcATTTCCAAAGGCTGTATCTCCCCACAgtattttaattggttttgcTGCAACAGGTATTTACCCGTTAAATCCTGATATTTTTACTGAAATTGATTACTGTCCTAACTATGTAACTGATCGCCCTGACCCACCTTGTTCACAGGctgattcaaataaaaaagactgtGAATCTTATTCAATGCAACCAGAACCagcaaataaaagatttaaagaatctATTCAGATACCAGATAATCAGGTAGACATAACAATAGAACATCCAGTTGTATCAAATAAAACCTCTAATCAGAACCCAATCACTACATTAGGTTTTAATAATTCAATCATACCACCTGAGAGTATTATGCCTCTGCCTTAA